Within the Erigeron canadensis isolate Cc75 chromosome 6, C_canadensis_v1, whole genome shotgun sequence genome, the region CTGATTATCTCATCAATGCACATCCTTCTGATAATGTCCTATACATTCAGGTTATATATCCAATTTCCTTCTATAACTTGTGCACAATTTCAATAcatactcaatttttttttacaccttATACCCATAAGTTTTGaaaatgattattagaatttagGCATATAGCTATTTCAAGTTACATTATTTTTGTCTTGAGTGATTTTGAGACTTTCACTCACAGTCTATAGGTTGATGGGTCATCCCAATACCACCAGACCAGTGACCATTTAGTATGTTTATCTACTAATCTAAAACAACACTATTATAGACCATAGAAACAGAACATATGTAGGTTTTGTCAGGTGAGTGATCTGGAAATAGACCATAAACAGAACATATGTTGGTTTTGTCAGGTGGGTGATCCAGAAATAGACCACAAATGCTGGGAAAGACCTGAAACTTCAAAGGAAAAAAGGCCAGCAATCCAAATAAACAGCTCGTGTCCAGGCTCAGATGTTGCAGCCGAGACTGCTGCAGCAATGGCTGCAGCATCTCTAGTTTTCAAGAACCAGGATGACGATTATTCCAAAATGCTGCTTAATCATGCCCAAAAATTGTTCATTTTTGCTAATAATTATCCAGGGGTTTATAGTAAAAGCATCCCATCAATACAAGACTACTACAACTCTTCTGGATTTGTAGACGAACTATTGTGGTCAGCATCTTGGCTATACCACGCGACAGGAGACGAATATTACATCAATTATGTGACCATAATGCACGGAAATGCGTTTGCTAATTGGGGTAACCCGACATGGTTTTCATGGGATGATAAGTTGGCTGGGACACAGGTATTTTTTCAGTTTCATGATCAAATGTTTGAaactttcaaaagttttttttattctttttgaactgCTAGTTttagttacatttttttttcaaaatttttgtttAGGTGTTATTATCCAGGGTGAATTTCTTCAACAGAGAGAAACAGATATCAATTGCAGAAAATATGAACCTACAAATGTATCGAAGAACTGCTGAGGCTCTTATGTGTAACATGTTGTTGCCACCATCAACCAGCCAGAAAACTAATGGTACCTTTCTGTTCTAATATCGGAAAAATTGGGTAAACTTTTACTCTTTGCATATTTTTAGGAATTTTGATGGCAAATTCATAGGTGGTTTGATATGGTTGAACGAGTGGGATACGTTACAATATTCCATCGCGACTGCATTCCTGGCAGTTGTTTTTAGTGACTACATGTTCACGTCCAAAACGCCATACATATATTGCAATGGGAAGTTATACGAGCCAATGGATCTTCGTGACTTTGCTATTTCACAGGTACTTAAAGCTAACGTTTACCTTAATTACATGATTATTCAATAAACTGAcagattttgttttatatgtttagGCTGATTATGTATTGGGAAATAACCCAACTAATATGAGCTACCTAGTTGGCTATGGGCTTAACTACCCTCAATATGTGCACCATCGTGGTGCCTCAATACCAACTGATGCAAACACAACTTGTAAGGACGGGTTCAAATGGCTTAACTCCACAAAACCTAATCCTAACATAGCATTTGGAGCGGTTGTGGGTGGACCGTTCCTCAATGACACATACATTGACTCACGAAATAACTCAATGCAAGGTGAACCAACAACTTACAATAGTGCCTTCTTTGTTGGTCTCATATCGGGATTAGTTACTTCCTCTTCTGTCATCCGTTCTTTCACATGATACAGCTATTTTGATACATGATTGTTTTTCTCTGGTTATATATAGTTAAGCTTATTCTCTTTGTCGTCGTTGATATATATCCTAGAAGAGGCTAGGGTACGTTTTAACTTGGTATCCgtcgtgtatatatatgatatttcatAGAACTTAAAGTAGTGTTAGTTCATACTTAGTTGCAGATGTTGTTTCCTCATTACAGTGTGAAATCTAATTGTTTGAAATGATTGTATAACATGAAACTACATTTGTTTGTACAACACCAACATCAAGTCATCAAACACATATCTAAAACTCAAAACTGATAGCAAAAACTACTCACCTTTACTtctatataaatgtattatgtCTGATTAAATGGTTAACAAGCCATACATAGAATGATCTGAAAATATCAAGTTATAGAATCACTCACTGTGGATATCCGATCCAAAAAAAGCTTTCATTTATATAATAAGCCATACATATGAGAAAACATTGAAATTTTCAGTTGACAATATTTTTCCAAGGGGGCTAATACCACCacaagagaaaaataaaaaaaaatggtgagAAATAACAATGATTTGTTCAAAAACTTCATATGGCGATGAGTGATTCAACGAATGAAAGCTTATGTTGGCTGTCTGGTTCGGTTGGATGGTACAAATGCACTTTCATCCCATGACGGATAAGAGAGACAAGAAATCCTGTTCATGACAAGGAATGGTTAACCCCATATCATGATTGAACCCAAACTCTTCCTCGGCTCGTCGTAGCAAGGTTTGGAATTTCGTGTGGTGTAGCCATGATATGGGAATAACATATCTGCTTCTTGTTTCACCAATGTACACTGCAAAGTGTCCTTTGGGGACGTCGGTTAAGGAGCCATTGTCATctcttatatttaaatatttatttgtacTTCTCTTGATGCCCAATgcttgtgtttgtttgttgtatgaTTTTCTAAGACCCATTATGGATTTCTTAAGTTGTGCTATTGTATAGTTCGTCCAAGTTAGATGGAGGAGTTGTCAAATGGgctgtggtggtggtgatggaggAGGTGGTTAATGGTTTAATTAATGGTTAAAAGGATGTGGAGATgaaggtggtggtgatggtgattATATGAAGGAGGTTTTTATAGGGAGGGTTTGAGAAGCAAATGCATGTGAAGGGGCTGGCAGGTGGTAAGCAAGGTGATTTTCAAAGAAGGTGTCATTTTACAAGTATGGGTTCATACCCCATTGGGTTAGCCCTACCTTGTTACCTCTATTGAAGACACCAACATCAAATGGACCCCCTTCCATTTATGTATCAAGGTGTTTATATGTGTTTGCATGTAAACCTATGATACATAGAAGCCATGAGTATGAAATAATGTATATCTATGGTAATAcattatgtacatatatatttatatctgtgTATGGATAATGTATCTGGCTGTATTATATGTGTTGTGACAATAAGATCTGCATACATATGTTATGTTGGTGTTAAcacaataactatatattaatGTGAGGTCATTTATCTAGCACCACTCATTCAAAAAAACTGTGTTAATCTCATTGTTTGAAAAATATGTGTGTGGAGATAACTTATTATTTTACAAATACCCTGCATCTCTCTTTAGTTTAAAAGTGCAAACTAGGTTCTGGTAGGCTTCTTGGTGGAGCCAAAAcacatgaaagaaaagaaaaggtcaAAAATATTGAAAGCAATGTAATGTGCTTGACCATATGATAAAAGAGTTGACTTCTATAGTTCTATATCAAAAAGTTTAATATGTAAATCAAAGTGTTATCATGTTATTATGTTGACAGTATATGCTATACATCTTATATGCATAATTGCTGTGTATATCAAAAAGTTTGACACACTTCTCATATTGTTAAGGGTGGAACGAGATGTTTGACATtaagttttttacttttgacTTATTTCTACCACTATAACATTTGAAATAGCACTTCAATATGTGAAGAAAAGATCAGTATATCAGATATTAATTTTATAGAAGTACAAAATCATAATGTGAcactaatatattgaaaagagAAAGACAATgggaaataaaaataatcattcaTGTGGGTAATCTGTTTCCACTATCattttgtaattaaaaaaaaaaaaaaccttaaattcCTTTACGCCGTAAGCCAGTAAGAGGCTACCCAATGGGTTCATCCCCTACTCGTTCACAAGGGACGGATGACTCGTCCCCCGTTCGCTCGCAGGGCTCGTCCCTCTCGTTCGTTCTCCCGGGGACGAAACTTTGAGGTTGCatgctttttcttttctctttttttaattttttttttaatcttaacggCTAGTAGATCAAGAAaggtaaagtaaagtaactcccaatgccgtcatccacgggttttgggtcccaataccgtcttcgacggtgtataggGAAGGTGACAAAACACAACTTTCACATTTTTGGCAAAACAGACCCCTCGGCTGTTTTGACCAAAATCAGTTCAAAAAAGTGACATTTTTAGTGCCTAACTGCTAGTTTTTGTAAAATCATATGTATACACTTCCATTTAAGCATAACTCACACTACTCTTTCATATATACAGATATATTAATACCAAAACACACTTTTATATACACAAATCATAATGAACAACATGTTTCCTTCGAGTATATCCACGTACACAAAGCCGGAGTTGTTTCCCAATGACTCCGATGATGTTGAGCTTATGGACATCATCGGCGATTGAAGAAAGTGTGTTTATTTTTCTaagagttaatgacataaatcgtccctgtggtttaccaaAATAGTCACCTTTCGTCCTTAAAAATCCAAAACCTCAAGGATAGTCCTTTATAGAAGGATAAGGTTCACGTTTGGTCCTTTGACCATTTGACTGTCACCTTTTCTCCGTTAAACCCCCCACGTGCCTCctacgtgaggggtattttagtcatttcCACTCTAAAGGACGAAATGTGACTATTTTGGTAAACCACGgggacgatttatgtcattaactctttacaaaaaccaaaaggtgtaattatttcttttaataataataaaaaaaaatcatcttctTTTCCAATCCTTTTAAAACTTTCCATGGATATATCTACAAGACTCACACTACCGCCACCGCTAATCACCACACCACCAAAAACCGTCGGCACCTCACAATTCACCACCGCGGTCAGCCCTACTCATCACCAACTCCGTCAGACCcattcatcaccaccaccaacgTCACACCCCACTCGACCCTCCACACCACATCTGGCAGCCACAAACGGAGACCCACATGTTGTTGTGCTCGCATATCCGTCAGGCACCACACCGCCGACCTGTATCTAAATCTGTAAAATCTGTTGTCATCATTTATATCTAGatccatatatatttaatggCCTAAAAAAGCCCAACGGTGGTTTGCAGGAAAGCGGTGGTATCCCCATCttcattcattctttttttgttgtgttCTCATCGTGTGATTAATGGCAGCCATTTCATTTGAATAGATGAATGAAATTGGATAAGTTGATCTTCAAATAGagatatatgtattattgtgtttatgtatatgtatatatgtatttaattttaaaatatctagGCTTTaagtaaatgaaacaaaaaataaaaaaaaaatcaggtttttgtaaagagttaatgacataaatcaTCCTTGTGGTTCACCTAAATAGGCACATTTCGTCCTTTAGAGGGGAAATGACTAGAATACCTCCACGTGGCAGGCATGTGGGGGGTTTAACGGAGAGAAGATGACAGTCAAATAGTAAAAGGACCAAACGTGAaccttatcctcctataaaggaCTGTCCTTGAGGTTTTGGATCTTTAAGGACGAAAGGTGACTATTTtaataaaccacagggacgatctatgtcattaactctttttttaatgtgtttttttttatcaagtattgtaatgttttttttttcaaataatataatgtttttatttttaataaactaatgtaatacaactatttttaatgaagtgtttttaattttaaagggttaaaagtgtaaagtttagataaaagagtaaaattaaataattagtaGGTCCAAGAATGTACTTTGTATTGGGTATGTTTTGGGGAATTAGTCATTGGGGTGTTTTTTCTGATGTGACGCTGACTCTGATTGGGTCTAGTCCTTTAAAGATGAGTTGTAGTATTGGTTAGTCTCCAATGGTATTTTTTATGAATAATCATATGTAAGAAGGGGGGCCCATTATTTAAGGGGTGATTGGGATTACTTTTTTGATAGATAAGTCTTTTTCAAAATTACGTTTTAACTTTAAGAAAATGTCAAAGATTTCATCCAATTGCTTGCCGGATTAGCGTTATATGCGGTTGTTCTAATCTTAACGAGCTGGAGAGCCGCCCGGCTACACAATTTAACGTTTTTGccacaatttattttaatatttgaattaAAACGTGATACATAATAATTTCAAGATGGAGTCCAAAACACTCTTAATTGTATAAGAATTGATTTTCATACCACAGTTTTGATAAACTTATCACAATGTAAAAATGATATAATGTATAAGTAAATAATGCGCATGGTAAATTTAACAAGTAAATAATACATATTGTGAATATGTGAtaaatttattaagttaaatgatactgtatatatgtaatatgtgatagatttattaagttatatgaTACTAATATCATCTATCTCTTTGATTGTATTCATCTAAGATGATTGAATGTACACTGATTAAGTTTAAATGATATAGATTTTAATTGGGGGAAATAATTGGACTAAATGACCCCTCTTAACCAGATTATCTTAATTCCTTTTTATAGTTGTTGCAAGTTAAAAGACTTGAAGTTGTTACTGCAGCAATGCAACTCCATTAACTTTGGACAGCTACAGAAAGTGCACTACTTTAGTAACATAATGAATGTTTTACTTGTTTCACATAATGCAAATAACTTTGGACAGCTATAGAAATTGCAGCTAAATCTATGAACCAAGCTTATCCCCCTCTATATGCAAACATGGTACAAAGGTATGATTTATGAATGAATATGGTACGATGTTAAGACACTATGGTACAAACGTATGAATGGATATGGTACGATGTTAAGACATCACATCAATTTAAATGTGATGGTACCTGTACGATCCAATTAGTTCAAAAATTAGGTTCCACAAGTCGGTGGTATGTACGATCAATATTTGTAGGGGCGATAGGAAATTATCATCGGCATAATCTATTTAGATATTTTCCATATACATAAACCTAACCCCCTTCGCTCGGCTAGAAATTCTATAGTGGTGGCTTTGTTAAGTAGGACCTGGGTATCAAGTTCAACGATTAGAGATAACACAATAGCACGCATATACATGGTCAACTACAAGTCATCTTCAAACAAAGTAATGCATCCCTAGATAAAAGTTTTTACTGCAAACTCAACTAACAAGTCATTTTCAAACAAAGGCTTAAATAGAGAATTACTTGGACTTGCTCATAAGCAGATTAAACTTTGAAAGAAACTTACAATGGTTAATATTTGTATCACTAAAGGAAGTCTAAATATTTTTTCATGTCCAGGTTGTATGTAAATACGAAACAAATATACAGAAATGAAAACAGATATACCAGAAcgagtcaaatgggtcaaaatggtcaAGTCACGTAACGGCTAAACGCATTCAAATAATTACAATCTCCTTGtatcattttaactttaatatgttaatattataaaactaaGAAACAGAAAAATATGTCGATGGATGAACCCTACCCAATCCTCAACTTAAATTTCATACTACATATTGACTTACCTATGCATGAGGGTTCCCAAATATTTTGTGATGCATACATATCCTGAGCTACATAGTACATATCCAAATGCATATGTAGACCTTAGCAATTTTGGATAATCCCATGTTCCATAATTGAAAATGGCCACATCAATACAGCTAATTGTCGATAAACCATCATATGTCATATAATGACTAAATAATGACTACTTAAATATTCATAGATGTCACATAATGAAGTCTATCTCCTATTGAAACTGATATAAAGCAAGAGTAACATGGCTTTCAGCTACTTTCACATGCCTGTGTCACAAAGGACATTCAAGgacaaatttttttgaaaacgaTCTTTAATAGCCGAAGGACTTAAAAGTACGAATCAAACCTACACCTTTTAACAATGAGCAACATGTACAAGAAGGGCATGCATAAACCAGTTGATGTGCATGACAATGTAGGAGTAGATGATGGTTTACCTAATTGTAGCTAATAATTAAGCTAAAAGCAAAAGAAAACACTACTTTAAGGCTTTAAGCATAAGGTGTGCTAACTGGGGTTGGCTTTTGTGTTGAGGGGCCATCTAGCATACTCAGCCGCCTTTTTAAATTCGCAATATGAGTTTGCACCTGATGCAAAGGAAACATATCGATATCAGCCGAGAAGTTCCAAAGATTTAGAAATTATCAAGTTTGCTGATAGAAAATGACCACACAAATACATGATAACTGAAAAGTACAAAGGCAAGATAAGATGGACCTGGTGACGGGCCTCTGCCAGTTTTAATAGCTCATCTGCCTCAGAAAATTTTGTGAACCATTGACCAAGTGGATGCTCTTTGGTGTCACCTCTCTTTTTCTCATGTGCGTCTTCTATTGGTGCTATGAGATAATAAACAGAAAACCATAGTATCAAATTACACCAATACTagatacacacaaaaaaaaaactagcgaAAGAGAATTTCAACTGATCACTTATGAAAGCGTCTGCTTGATTTCCAGTTTATCCAATACGGATCAGATAggtcaaataaaataataataataacaagcaAAAATGAAATGGGTCAGATAAGCTGAACAAGTTGAAAGGCATCCAACGTGTATCTCTTATGCATATAGCCttctaatttcttttttattcaaaagcTGGTTACATCTATAATAACATAGTTTGCATGACCACATATAACACCATAACAATTGCATACGAATAAATAGAAAACTAATCCGGCTCATTTGACTAGTTACCCAGTGTCCCATCCAACCTGACCCGTCCACTTTGTCACCTTTATAACAAACATTACCATGAGGCAAGTTCATTGTCACTGGAAGCCTTGGCACAATTACAGATGGGTGATTACACACACGAGCAAGAAGCTTCTCTGAAGGGTCTGGAAAAACAATCTCATCATAAGATTCAACAATCACAGGTTTCTTAGTCGTCAAAGGACCATGCTCCACTTCAGAGTATAGCTTCAGATGATGAAACCTGCAGATTAATATAAAGTGTTATAAAGTTATTAGAGACATTACCGATGATGAAGAGACGAAAGTTGTGAAACAAGGTTAACTGAACAACTCACAAGTCTAATTGTTTATCACAGACATCATCATGAAAGAATATTGAGATTGCAATTTCAAATTCACCCCATCCACGTTCTGTCAACTCGAAAGGAGGTGACTCCACCACTCGCCTTGCGTTATTGAAACTTGGATGCAATTGAAATACAACCTTCTTGATGACCACACCCAAGTCTTCATTTGTTGCCCCACGCACGTAAACCATCCACACATGCGATTGAGTTCTAGTAAACGTTGGGAAAATATTTAACCATTTAATTCAAATGTACACTTCAAATCTTGAAAAGAACTTGAAAAGAAGAAAGGTATGCATCAAAATCAGATGCCACTTACTCAGTGGCCTTTTTTCCAAGCCAAAATGAGATAGTCCCATAGGCAATGGGGACACAGAGTTCAAGATCCTTAGTCTTCTTGGTCAGGTTCTATGAAAACGAAAAGGCAACGCATCAGACAACCTTGAGCGAATTTATTCATATGCATCACAAGTAAAGATTATTTATTGGTTACTTGCAGATATGATTACAAAAGGTTAATCTCATAATCATATAttccatttaaaaaaattcaacctttttttaaatttaaattcaaaTGACACATGCTTGAGATAGATATTAAAGTGGATTGCCACTTTTTCGATCAAAGATTTATGCAATGATATTATACTCCATTACatgaaataacaaatttaaACACCATATGCCAAAATAACAAACATGATATGTCAA harbors:
- the LOC122605658 gene encoding transcription initiation factor TFIID subunit 14b-like — translated: MIRSDQNDSHLPLHTAEKKSDSTPHLIDIKIEQQEDTTHIENLTKKTKDLELCVPIAYGTISFWLGKKATETQSHVWMVYVRGATNEDLGVVIKKVVFQLHPSFNNARRVVESPPFELTERGWGEFEIAISIFFHDDVCDKQLDLFHHLKLYSEVEHGPLTTKKPVIVESYDEIVFPDPSEKLLARVCNHPSVIVPRLPVTMNLPHAPIEDAHEKKRGDTKEHPLGQWFTKFSEADELLKLAEARHQVQTHIANLKRRLSMLDGPSTQKPTPVSTPYA
- the LOC122606265 gene encoding endoglucanase 24-like, whose product is MEAKSRSYEPDSSEWHWWLLVALITVLVVGAASITIWRNFHEIQRHKFPTVRRPLDGVTQRYSDALHISMQFFDVQKSGKLENNRIEWRGDSGLEDGKEENLDLSKGLYDAGDLMKFGFPMAFTATILAWSILEYGQHMEAVKELKHAQDSLKWITDYLINAHPSDNVLYIQVGDPEIDHKCWERPETSKEKRPAIQINSSCPGSDVAAETAAAMAAASLVFKNQDDDYSKMLLNHAQKLFIFANNYPGVYSKSIPSIQDYYNSSGFVDELLWSASWLYHATGDEYYINYVTIMHGNAFANWGNPTWFSWDDKLAGTQVLLSRVNFFNREKQISIAENMNLQMYRRTAEALMCNMLLPPSTSQKTNGGLIWLNEWDTLQYSIATAFLAVVFSDYMFTSKTPYIYCNGKLYEPMDLRDFAISQADYVLGNNPTNMSYLVGYGLNYPQYVHHRGASIPTDANTTCKDGFKWLNSTKPNPNIAFGAVVGGPFLNDTYIDSRNNSMQGEPTTYNSAFFVGLISGLVTSSSVIRSFT
- the LOC122605341 gene encoding auxin-responsive protein SAUR50-like; protein product: MGLRKSYNKQTQALGIKRSTNKYLNIRDDNGSLTDVPKGHFAVYIGETRSRYVIPISWLHHTKFQTLLRRAEEEFGFNHDMGLTIPCHEQDFLSLLSVMG